From Plasmodium brasilianum strain Bolivian I chromosome 5, whole genome shotgun sequence, the proteins below share one genomic window:
- a CDS encoding bifunctional dihydrofolate reductase-thymidylate synthase: MEDLADIFDIYAICACCKVPNQGEGKKNEIFSTKTFRGLGNKGCLPWKSNSLDMKYFSSVTTYVNEMKYKKLKYKREKYLEKEISNENSSTVFENISLLSSSKLQNVVVMGRSSWVSIPKQYKPLPNRINVVLSRTLKKEDVKEDIFIINNMDQLVLLLKKLNYYKCFIIGGAIVYKECLERNLIKQIYFTRINNVYECDVFFPEIDENVFQITSVSDVYTSNCTSLDFVIFSKRKKALTQESLPHQSSGSDKGSNTSSTISNGAMSSNTIRGSTTSSSGKGKGGGESIFEREYNFMGDEEDDLVYFNFNNNKNEYKNAENANDFKIYNSLKFKHHPEYQYLSIIYDIIMNGNKQNDRTGVGVLSKFGYIMKFNLNQYFPLLTTKKLFLRGIIEELLWFIRGETNGNTLLNKNVRIWEANGTREFLDNRKLFHREVNDLGPIYGFQWRHFGAEYTNMHANYEDKGVDQLKNIIHLIKNDPTSRRIILCAWNVKDLDQMALPPCHILCQFYVFDGKLSCIMYQRSCDLGLGVPFNIASYSIFTHMIAQVCNLQPAQFIHILGNAHVYNNHIDSLKVQLNRIPYPFPTLKLNPEIKNIEDFTISDFTIQNYVHHDKISMDMAA; this comes from the coding sequence ATGGAAGACCTGGCTGATATTTTCGACATATATGCCATCTGCGCTTGCTGTAAAGTGCCAAATCAGGGtgaaggtaaaaaaaatgaaatatttagcACCAAAACGTTTAGAGGCCTTGGCAATAAAGGATGTCTACCATGGAAAAGTAATTCGTTAGATATGAAATATTTCAGCTCAGTAACTACATATGttaatgaaatgaaatataaaaaattaaaatataaaagagagaaatatttagaaaaggAAATATCAAATGAAAACAGTAGTACagtttttgaaaatatatcacTACTGTCATCAAGtaaattacaaaatgttGTAGTGATGGGGAGAAGTAGCTGGGTTAGTATTCCAAAGCAGTATAAGCCTTTGCCGAACAGAATAAATGTAGTACTATCAAGAACacttaaaaaagaagatgtTAAAgaagatatttttataataaataatatggaTCAACtagttttacttttaaaaaaattaaattattacaaatgCTTTATTATTGGTGGGGCAATAGTTTACAAGGAGTGTTTAGAaagaaatttaataaaacaaatttattttacgaGAATAAATAATGTCTACGAATGTGATGTTTTCTTTCCAGAAATTGATGAAAATGTGTTTCAAATTACGTCTGTGAGTGATGTGTATACTAGCAACTGCACGTCGTTAGACTTTGTAATTTTCAGTAAACGCAAGAAGGCATTGACCCAAGAATCCCTCCCCCATCAGAGTAGTGGAAGCGACAAAGGCAGTAACACCAGCAGTACTATCAGCAATGGTGCTATGAGCAGTAATACTATCAGGGGTAGTACTACAAGCAGCAGTGGTAAAGGGAAAGGAGGAGGCGAATCTATTTTTGAGCGGGAATATAACTTCATGGGAGACGAAGAAGACGATTTAGTATATTTCAactttaataataacaaaaatgaatataaaaatgcagAAAATGCCAATgactttaaaatatacaacagtttaaaatttaaacatCACCCAGAATATCAATAtttaagtattatatatgatatcATTATGAAtggaaataaacaaaatgacAGAACAGGTGTAGGAGTACTAAGTAAATTTGGgtatattatgaaatttaatttaaatcaatattttccattattaACAACAAAGAAATTATTCCTTAGAGGAATAATTGAAGAGTTACTTTGGTTTATAAGAGGAGAAACAAATGGAAATActttgttaaataaaaatgtaagaaTATGGGAAGCAAATGGAACAAGAGAATTTTTGGATAACAGAAAATTATTCCATAGAGAAGTTAATGACTTAGGACCTATATATGGTTTTCAATGGAGGCATTTCGGTGctgaatatacaaatatgcatGCCAACTATGAAGATAAAGGAGTTgatcaattaaaaaatattatccatttaataaaaaatgatccAACTAGTAGAAGAATTATTTTGTGTGCATGGAATGTTAAAGATCTTGATCAAATGGCACTACCTCCTTGTCATATTTTATGccaattttatgtttttgatGGAAAATTATCATGTATTATGTATCAAAGGTCATGTGATTTAGGTTTAGGAGTCCCTTTTAATATTGCCTCCTATTCAATATTCACTCATATGATTGCACAAGTGTGTAATTTACAGCCTGCACAGTTCATACATATTTTAGGAAATGCACATGTTTATAATAATCATATTGACAGCTTAAAAGTACAGTTAAATAGGATACCCTACCCCTTCCCAACTCTTAAATTAAATCCTGAAATAAAGAACATTGAAGACTTTACAATATCGGATTTTACAATCCAAAATTACGTGCACCATGATAAAATTTCTATGGACATGGCCGCGTGA
- a CDS encoding hypothetical protein (conserved Plasmodium protein) yields MTLLLRLFKFVINKCSYSKYIKSVRNVCINNIKHIIFQEIELNQFFVNYFSSIKLDKKKKKNKKKKDKATGDKKENVVNDDITKVSKFFSKSREKFMNYLVYLNSLKDKECKLLINICYIERVEVDWRSRAGSPSFYNGLTVHIENVFVSIKLVEQRERSAQCSTYYSRSCSCSSSCSCSSSSYSLTSNDCDSSKKGIPSKGELPKDVPERKRKNLFFVIFFSVIFYLSIFKKLLSLVYVLFKSLFHVPAKYNVTQFLKNLFFKIVLEHLLCIDVNNINIVFEDSLYNDGGMKEKKKKKKEKEKMGKMGKNEKIQQSGKIEKNEKNKQNEKN; encoded by the coding sequence atgacTCTGCTGTTACGCCTGTTCAAGTTTGTTATCAACAAATGCAGCTATAGTAAATACATAAAGTCAGTTAGAAATGTTTGCATAAACAACATTAAACATATCATTTTTCAGGAAATCGAATTGAATCAATTCTTTGTTAACTACTTTAGTAGTATAAAgctagataaaaaaaaaaaaaaaaataaaaaaaaaaaggacaaagCAACAGGtgacaaaaaggaaaatgtaGTGAATGACGATATTACTAAAGTgagtaaattttttagtaagtcaagagaaaaatttatgaattatttagTATACTTAAATTCCTTGAAAGATAAAGAATGTAAACTactaattaatatatgttatattgaAAGAGTGGAAGTAGACTGGAGAAGCAGAGCTGGATCCCCTTCCTTTTACAATGGGTTAACTGTTCATATTGAAAATGTTTTCGTAAGTATAAAGTTAGTAGAACAAAGGGAAAGGAGCGCTCAGTGTAGTACTTACTATAGTCGTAGCTGCAGTTGTAGTAGTAGCTGTAGctgtagtagtagtagttaTAGTTTAACTTCCAATGATTGTGACAGCAGTAAGAAGGGCATACCTTCAAAGGGCGAACTGCCAAAGGATGTGCCagaaaggaaaaggaaaaatcttttttttgtaatatttttttctgtaatattttacttaagtatttttaagaaattattGAGCTTGGTTTATGTGCTCTTTAAATCTCTGTTTCATGTCCCAGCAAAATATAACGTGACtcaatttttgaaaaatttatttttcaaaatcgTTTTAGAGCATTTGCTGTGTATTGATGTAAATAATATCAATATAGTATTTGAAGACAGCTTGTATAACGATGGTGgaatgaaggaaaaaaaaaaaaaaaaaaaggaaaaggaaaaaatgggaaaaatgggaaaaaacgAGAAAATCCAGCAAAGCGGGAAAATCGAGAAGAACGAGAAAAACAAGCAAAACGAGAAGAACTAG
- a CDS encoding LETM1-like protein, whose product MGLRSIKVTYRFLSTRGHGDLKKKLYSYSKIIEASNANTVHYNDVNEERRKRLAWKLCSATAATTAAATTAAATTAAATTAAATTAAATSTAGTTASIASTWQNPLCLIDANLFSNRISHNYDKAAVRINKWILAKGKHFTINSIIKKSFSTKYQSAQTDKNIEQKKVKLDGSNIETRKELIMAEDQKGRTQKVPSPLNESWEHHKNSIMGNKTNHETNHETNHKTNHETNHKTNHETNQEAKNGINNMDSHVVSNANCSNSSNSAHDLENQGKGNEEHATMINMIKKKKLKTNDSENKINKICKKSASGLKYAFSIIKTTCAQIKIIILQPSMLRVYYGDLKKNVKHTIVWVKTGILLFLTNMKISKNLIIKRLKGYRLSYSEYKLLIRTMNDMFKLIPFSFFIIIPFAEFLLPLFLKIYPDLLPSTFKNNDDNFNKIKKNLYAKQQLAKFLQQLIEEKEKQLNENIGIDSDKKKKILNKFHQQLINKDEKDVNPFLSVADTLKIAKIFKDDFVLDQMNLKTLQTICHLLGLKPYGMHYHVVLQLRHHFLRLQREDRELIYEGVDNLKKNTLIEICKDRGMNYNITEKEMKIQIQQWLELASIKEVPYILLLYIRCVVITHAIMDIQDTDKTSCSLNNENITKSGNIDDKQKLIQEAKEKLDDLKMKELEIKKNINKETNEEVIENKENKIKMNFLKKNKYMQNELNMLRQICDLQHNELKIAFTSLTDLAEKRQSCDINEIIKNMSERLQHIEKHINELNAHKQVEMDEYFYPEEEKTDDVVSIKS is encoded by the exons atgggACTGCGCTCAATCAAAGTAACATACAGATTCCTCTCAACACGTGGACATGgggatttaaaaaaaaaattatatagctatagtaaaattatagaaGCAAGCAATGCAAATACAGTCCATTATAATGATGTGAACGAGGAACGAAGGAAAAGACTGGCGTGGAAGTTATGTTCAGCTACGGCTGCTACTACTGCTGCTGCTACTACTGCTGCTGCTACTACTGCGGCTGCTACTACTGCTGCTGCTACTACTGCGGCTGCTACTTCAACTGCTGGTACTACTGCTAGTATTGCATCGACGTGGCAAAATCCGCTTTGTTTGATAGATGCAAATTTATTTAGCAACAGAATAAGTCATAACTATGACAAAGCGGCAGTAAGGATAAACAAATGGATATTAGCAAAAGGGAAGCACTTCACAataaatagtataataaaaaaatcgTTTTCAACAAAATATCAAAGCGCCCAAACAGATAAGAATATAgagcaaaaaaaagtaaaactaGACGGTAGTAATATTGAAACACGTAAAGAACTAATAATGGCGGAGGATCAAAAAGGACGTACACAGAAGGTGCCTTCTCCTTTGAACGAAAGCTGGGAACATCATAAGAACAGTATAATGGGAAATAAAACAAACCACGAAACGAACCACGAAACGAACCACAAAACGAACCACGAAACGAATCACAAAACGAACCACGAAACGAACCAAGAGGCGAAGAATGGAATAAACAATATGGATAGCCACGTAGTCAGTAATGCTAATTGCAGCAATAGTAGTAACAGCGCACATGACCTGGAAAACCAGGGAAAGGGGAATGAAGAACATGCTACTATGATTAACATgataaagaagaagaaattgAAGACAAATGATAgtgaaaacaaaattaataaaatttgtaaaaagaGTGCAAGTGGATTAAAATATGCTTTttcaattataaaaacaacgtgtgcacaaataaaaattataatattacagCCATCGATGTTAAGAGTGTATTATGGagatttgaaaaaaaatgtaaagcaTACGATTGTTTGGGTTAAAACAggtattcttttatttttaacaaatatgaaaatttcaaaaaatttaattattaaaagattAAAAGGATATAGATTGTCATATTctgaatataaattattaatcaGAACAATGAATGATATGTTCAAATTAATtccattttccttttttataataatacctTTTGCTGAGTTTCtacttcctctttttttgaaaatctATCCTGACTTATTGCCAtcaacttttaaaaataatgatgataattttaataaaataaaaaaaaatttatatgcaaAACAACAGCTAGCCAAATTTTTGCAGCAATTAATTGAggagaaagaaaaacaattaaatgaaaatataggTATAGAttctgataaaaaaaaaaaaattttaaataaatttcatcAACAACTTATTAATAAAGATGAAAAAGATGTTAATCCATTCTTAAGTGTAGCagatacattaaaaatagctaaaatttttaaagatgATTTTGTACTAGATCAGATGAACTTAAAAACATTACAAACAATATGCCATTTACTTGGATTGAAACCATATGGAATGCATTATCATGTTGTTTTGCAATTAAGGCATCATTTTTTAAGACTACAAAGAGAAGACAGAGAACTAATTTATGAAGGGgttgataatttaaaaaagaatacattGATAGAAATATGCAAAGATAGAGGAATGAATTACAATATCacagaaaaagaaatgaaaatacaaatacaacAATGGTTAGAATTAGCTAGTATTAAAGAAGTTCCATATATCTTACTTCTATATATTAGGTGTGTAGTTATTACACATGCAATTATGGATATTCAGGACACCGATAAAACAAGTTGTagtttaaataatgaaaatattacaaaaagtGGAAACATAGATGATAAACAGAAACTAATACAGGAAGCTAAAGAAAAATTGGACGAtctaaaaatgaaagaactagaaattaaaaaaaatattaacaaagaAACTAATGAAGAAGTTATTGAGAACAAGGAGAATAAGATCAAAAtgaattttcttaaaaaaaataaatacatgcaAAATGAATTAAACATGTTAAGGCAAATTTGTGATTTGCAGCACAA CGAACTAAAGATTGCCTTCACTTCATTGACCGACTTGGCCGAGAAGAGACAGTCCT GtgatattaatgaaataataaaaaacatgtCCGAAAGACTCCAACATAttgaaaaacatataaacgaGTTGAATGCACACAAACAAGTAGAAATG GATGAATATTTCTATCCGGAAGAAGAGAAAACCGATGACGTCGTGAGTATAAAGAGTTGA